A part of Bosea sp. (in: a-proteobacteria) genomic DNA contains:
- the ccmA gene encoding heme ABC exporter ATP-binding protein CcmA, translated as MIDSSFRAQLLVERLSCRRNERILFSALSFPVASGEALALVGPNGVGKTSLLRMLAGLLRIDEGAVSLKPAVPDAELASRSIFISSRDPLKGSLTVRELLSGWRAMVFAASPQGAVEAALDAFDLAGLAHVPCAYLSSGQRRRVSLARLLLDDAGRRPLWLLDEPTNALDAAARRRLAAVVARHRAQGGLVIAATHDPLEWPDLATLDLGLHRAGRAQAGAAG; from the coding sequence ATGATTGACTCCTCCTTCCGCGCCCAGCTCCTCGTCGAGCGACTGAGCTGCCGCCGCAATGAACGCATCCTGTTCTCGGCCCTGTCATTCCCGGTCGCCTCCGGCGAGGCCCTGGCCCTGGTGGGGCCGAACGGGGTCGGCAAGACCTCGCTGCTGCGGATGCTGGCCGGGCTCCTGCGCATCGATGAGGGCGCGGTGTCGCTGAAGCCTGCCGTGCCCGATGCGGAGCTCGCCTCCCGATCCATCTTCATATCGAGCCGCGATCCGCTCAAGGGCTCGCTCACGGTGCGCGAACTGCTGTCCGGGTGGCGGGCCATGGTCTTCGCAGCCTCGCCTCAGGGCGCGGTCGAGGCAGCGCTTGACGCCTTCGATCTCGCCGGGCTCGCCCATGTGCCCTGCGCCTATCTGTCATCCGGCCAGCGGCGCCGCGTCTCGCTGGCGCGGCTGCTGCTCGATGATGCGGGGCGTCGCCCGCTCTGGCTGCTCGATGAGCCGACCAACGCCCTCGACGCCGCCGCACGCCGTCGTCTGGCGGCGGTGGTGGCGCGCCACAGGGCGCAAGGCGGCCTCGTCATCGCCGCCACCCACGATCCGCTCGAATGGCCGGATCTGGCCACGCTGGATCTCGGGCTGCACCGCGCTGGGAGAGCCCAGGCCGGAGCGGCGGGGTGA
- the acnA gene encoding aconitate hydratase AcnA — protein sequence MASVDSFTCATELKVGDKSYRVYSLAAAEKNGLEGISALPYSMKVMLENLLRFEDGRTVTKADILAFRDWLEARGKVDKEIGFRPARVLMQDFTGVPAVVDLAAMRDGMTQLGGDPAKINPLVPVDLVIDHSVVVDYFGTPRSLEQNVKREYEQNGERYNFLKWGQGAFDNFRVVPPGTGICHQVNLEYLAQTVWTGTETIDGKSVEVAYPDTLVGTDSHTTMVNGLGVLGWGVGGIEAEAAMLGQPQSMLLPEVIGFKLVGRMMEGVTATDLVLTVTQMLRKKGVVGKFVEFYGPGLGNLTLADRATIANMGPEYGATCGFFPVDSETLAYLDMTGRSADRVALVEAYCRHQGLFRTEASPDPVFTDTIELDLSTVVPSLAGPKRPEGRVSLSDAKAGFIAAMDSEYRKAADIGSRYKVEGRNFDIGHGDVVIAAITSCTNTSNPSVLMAAGLLAKKANEKGLKVKPWVKPSLAPGSQVVSEYLNASGLQAELDKLGFYLVGYGCTTCIGNSGPLPAEISQAINDNGVIASAVLSGNRNFEGRVSPDVQANYLASPPLVVAYAIAGSTMIDLSTEPLGAGSDGKPVYLRDIWPSNKEIQSFIEKNVTKTMFRSKYADVFKGDVNWQKVEVAGGKTYQWNMSSTYVQNPPYFDGMTRTPKPITDLVGARILGLLGDKITTDHISPAGSIKVNSPAGRYLTERQVAVPDFNQYGTRRGNHEIMMRGTFANIRIRNYMVREADGSTKEGSYAIHYPSGEKMFIYDAAMRYQEEGVPLVIFAGIEYGNGSSRDWAAKGTKLLGVRAVIAQSYERIHRSNLVGMGVVPFVFAEEGMSWQKLGLKGDELVSITGLAEVTPKQRMEVSITAADGSVRHVPVICRIDTLDEIDYVKHGGILHYVLRQLAA from the coding sequence ATGGCTTCTGTCGACTCCTTCACCTGCGCCACCGAACTCAAGGTCGGCGACAAGTCCTATCGCGTGTATTCGCTCGCCGCAGCCGAGAAGAACGGGCTGGAAGGCATCTCCGCGCTGCCCTACTCCATGAAGGTGATGCTGGAGAACCTGCTTCGCTTCGAGGATGGCAGGACCGTCACCAAGGCCGACATCCTCGCCTTCCGGGACTGGCTGGAAGCCCGCGGCAAGGTGGACAAGGAAATCGGCTTTCGTCCCGCCCGGGTGCTGATGCAGGACTTCACGGGCGTTCCGGCCGTGGTCGACCTCGCGGCCATGCGCGATGGCATGACGCAGCTCGGCGGCGACCCTGCGAAGATCAACCCTCTGGTGCCCGTCGATCTCGTCATCGACCACTCGGTGGTGGTCGATTACTTCGGCACTCCCCGGTCGCTCGAACAGAACGTCAAGCGCGAGTACGAGCAGAATGGCGAGCGCTACAACTTCCTGAAATGGGGCCAGGGCGCCTTCGACAATTTCCGCGTCGTGCCGCCCGGCACCGGCATCTGCCATCAGGTCAACCTGGAGTATCTCGCGCAGACCGTGTGGACCGGCACCGAGACCATCGACGGCAAGAGCGTCGAGGTCGCCTATCCCGACACGCTGGTCGGCACCGATTCGCACACTACCATGGTCAACGGGCTTGGCGTGCTGGGCTGGGGCGTCGGCGGCATCGAGGCGGAGGCGGCCATGCTCGGCCAGCCGCAGTCCATGCTGCTGCCCGAAGTGATCGGCTTCAAGCTGGTGGGCCGCATGATGGAGGGCGTCACCGCCACCGACCTCGTGCTCACCGTGACCCAGATGCTGCGCAAGAAGGGCGTGGTCGGCAAGTTCGTCGAGTTCTATGGTCCGGGCCTCGGCAACCTGACCCTCGCCGACCGGGCCACCATCGCCAACATGGGCCCCGAATACGGCGCGACCTGCGGGTTCTTCCCCGTGGACAGCGAAACGCTCGCCTATCTCGACATGACCGGCCGCAGCGCCGATCGCGTCGCGCTGGTCGAGGCCTATTGCCGCCATCAGGGCCTGTTCCGCACCGAAGCCTCGCCTGATCCAGTGTTCACCGACACGATCGAGCTGGACCTGTCCACGGTCGTGCCCTCTCTCGCAGGCCCCAAGCGTCCCGAAGGCCGCGTGTCGCTCAGCGACGCCAAGGCCGGCTTCATCGCGGCCATGGACAGCGAATACAGGAAGGCCGCCGACATCGGCTCGCGCTACAAGGTCGAGGGCCGCAACTTCGACATCGGCCATGGCGACGTGGTCATCGCGGCGATCACCTCCTGCACCAACACCTCGAACCCGTCGGTGCTGATGGCGGCGGGGCTGCTGGCCAAGAAGGCGAACGAGAAGGGCCTCAAGGTCAAGCCCTGGGTGAAGCCCTCGCTCGCGCCCGGGTCGCAGGTGGTGTCGGAATATCTCAACGCCTCGGGCCTGCAGGCCGAGCTCGACAAGCTGGGCTTCTATCTCGTCGGCTATGGCTGCACGACCTGCATCGGCAATTCCGGTCCGCTGCCGGCCGAAATCTCACAGGCCATCAACGACAATGGCGTGATCGCCTCCGCGGTGCTCTCGGGCAACCGCAACTTCGAGGGCCGCGTCTCGCCCGACGTGCAGGCCAATTATCTCGCCTCGCCGCCGCTGGTCGTCGCCTACGCCATCGCCGGCTCGACGATGATCGACCTGTCCACCGAGCCGCTCGGCGCCGGATCGGACGGCAAGCCCGTCTATCTGCGCGACATCTGGCCCTCCAACAAGGAGATCCAGAGCTTCATCGAGAAGAACGTGACCAAGACCATGTTCCGCTCGAAATATGCGGACGTGTTCAAGGGTGACGTGAACTGGCAGAAGGTCGAGGTCGCCGGCGGCAAGACCTATCAGTGGAACATGAGCTCCACCTATGTGCAGAACCCGCCCTATTTCGATGGCATGACCAGGACGCCCAAGCCGATCACCGATCTCGTCGGCGCGCGCATCCTCGGCCTTCTCGGCGACAAGATCACGACCGACCACATCTCGCCGGCCGGCTCGATCAAGGTCAATTCGCCGGCAGGGCGCTATCTCACCGAGCGCCAGGTCGCGGTGCCGGACTTCAACCAGTACGGCACGCGCCGCGGCAACCACGAGATCATGATGCGCGGCACCTTCGCCAACATCCGGATCCGCAACTACATGGTGCGCGAGGCGGACGGCTCGACCAAGGAAGGCAGCTACGCCATCCATTACCCGTCGGGCGAGAAGATGTTCATCTACGACGCCGCGATGCGCTACCAGGAGGAGGGCGTGCCGCTGGTGATCTTCGCCGGCATCGAATACGGCAACGGCTCGTCGCGCGACTGGGCGGCCAAGGGCACCAAGCTGCTCGGCGTGCGCGCCGTGATCGCGCAGTCCTATGAGCGCATCCACCGCTCGAACCTCGTGGGCATGGGCGTCGTGCCTTTCGTCTTTGCCGAAGAGGGCATGAGCTGGCAGAAGCTGGGCCTCAAGGGCGACGAGCTGGTGTCGATCACCGGCCTGGCCGAGGTCACGCCCAAGCAGCGCATGGAGGTCAGCATCACCGCAGCCGATGGCTCCGTGCGCCATGTGCCGGTGATCTGCCGCATCGATACCCTCGACGAGATCGACTACGTCAAGCATGGCGGCATCCTGCACTACGTGCTGCGCCAGCTCGCGGCCTGA
- a CDS encoding GlsB/YeaQ/YmgE family stress response membrane protein: MGIIWTVIIGFVAGVIAKLITPGGNEPSGFILTTVLGVIGAFVATFLGQQIGWYRAGEGAGLIGATVGAIIVLVIWSALSRRSGPTRL, encoded by the coding sequence ATGGGCATCATCTGGACCGTCATCATCGGCTTCGTGGCGGGCGTCATCGCCAAGCTCATCACCCCTGGCGGCAACGAGCCCTCCGGCTTCATCCTGACCACGGTCCTCGGCGTCATCGGGGCCTTCGTGGCGACCTTCCTTGGCCAGCAGATCGGCTGGTATCGGGCTGGAGAAGGCGCTGGTCTTATCGGCGCCACGGTCGGGGCGATCATCGTGCTCGTGATCTGGAGCGCGTTGTCGCGGCGAAGCGGCCCCACCCGTCTGTGA
- a CDS encoding beta-ketoacyl-ACP synthase, whose amino-acid sequence MKQDVVITGIGLLSSLGEGLGAHCDAARGKLAPRIDREAFAPYPVHLLGAVELDRQIPKKSDQRQMEPWQRIGVYAAGLALDSAGVKDDSAAKDRLQVIVAAGGGERDHAVDGQILSGLKSAADPGVFLNERLMGDLRPTLFLAQLSNLLAGNISIVHGVTGPSRTFMGEEQAGVDAIRIAHARIAAGQADMILVGGSYNAERRDMLLLLELGGMAFKGEPTPTFGRSTERDGLLTGSLGAFIVLESAASAAARGAVVHARLNHVSAGHARREPGAVTASLLAQAAHLGPIGPNDLVVSAASGACAPTAEERIALAQIAPGAAPIAVADLAGHGLEAAFPAALALAAALVSAGDGPAALVSGVGHHRGEGLARLVAA is encoded by the coding sequence ATGAAGCAGGATGTCGTCATCACGGGGATCGGGCTTCTCTCCAGCCTTGGCGAAGGGCTCGGGGCGCATTGCGATGCGGCGCGCGGCAAGCTTGCGCCCCGGATCGACCGCGAGGCCTTCGCGCCTTATCCGGTTCACCTGCTTGGCGCGGTCGAGCTCGACCGGCAGATACCCAAGAAGTCCGACCAGCGCCAGATGGAGCCCTGGCAGCGCATCGGCGTCTATGCTGCTGGGCTCGCGCTCGACAGCGCCGGCGTCAAGGATGACAGCGCTGCCAAGGACCGGCTTCAGGTCATCGTGGCCGCAGGCGGCGGCGAGCGTGACCATGCGGTGGACGGGCAGATCCTGAGCGGGCTCAAGAGCGCGGCGGACCCTGGCGTCTTCCTCAATGAGCGGCTGATGGGCGATCTCAGGCCCACGCTGTTCCTGGCCCAGCTGTCGAACCTGCTGGCCGGCAACATCTCGATCGTGCACGGCGTCACCGGCCCGTCGCGAACCTTCATGGGCGAGGAGCAGGCGGGCGTCGACGCCATCCGCATCGCTCATGCGCGCATTGCGGCCGGCCAGGCCGACATGATCCTGGTCGGCGGCTCCTACAACGCCGAGCGGCGCGACATGCTGCTGCTGCTGGAGCTTGGCGGCATGGCCTTCAAGGGCGAGCCAACGCCAACCTTCGGACGCAGCACGGAGCGTGACGGACTTCTGACGGGAAGCCTGGGCGCCTTTATCGTGCTTGAATCCGCCGCCAGCGCCGCGGCACGGGGCGCTGTGGTCCATGCGCGCCTGAATCATGTCAGCGCCGGCCATGCCAGGCGCGAACCCGGCGCGGTCACCGCCTCGCTTCTGGCGCAGGCCGCGCATCTGGGCCCCATCGGGCCAAACGATCTTGTGGTCTCCGCAGCCTCCGGCGCCTGCGCGCCCACCGCAGAGGAGCGGATCGCCCTTGCCCAGATCGCGCCTGGCGCCGCGCCCATCGCGGTGGCGGATCTGGCCGGACACGGGCTTGAAGCCGCCTTTCCTGCCGCGCTCGCCCTGGCGGCCGCGCTGGTGTCGGCGGGCGATGGCCCGGCCGCGCTGGTCAGCGGGGTCGGCCATCACCGTGGCGAGGGCCTCGCGCGCCTCGTGGCGGCCTGA
- a CDS encoding DUF937 domain-containing protein translates to MTVLLGLLAVAGYQNRDRISGMLRGNQGSAQGSGSGEPSGGHEPDRPGAQTGGLGGLLGSLGGAGAGGLLSRGLGELMERFQQTGHRETADSWVGAGPNLPIDPRQLQQAIGEDTLAELSARTGLPREELIARLSRELADAVDRYTPEGRLPDPDGDGIPDQPGPGRMPRRG, encoded by the coding sequence ATGACGGTCCTTCTGGGGCTTCTCGCCGTCGCCGGCTACCAGAACCGCGACAGGATCAGCGGGATGCTGCGCGGCAACCAGGGTTCGGCGCAGGGCTCCGGCTCCGGCGAACCCTCTGGCGGCCATGAGCCGGACAGGCCAGGTGCTCAGACAGGCGGGCTTGGCGGGCTGCTGGGCTCGCTCGGCGGCGCCGGGGCAGGCGGCCTTCTCAGTCGCGGCCTTGGCGAGTTGATGGAACGCTTCCAGCAGACCGGCCACCGCGAAACCGCTGATTCCTGGGTCGGCGCCGGTCCCAACCTGCCAATCGACCCCCGGCAGCTCCAGCAGGCCATCGGCGAGGACACGCTGGCGGAACTCTCTGCCCGGACCGGCTTGCCGCGCGAGGAACTGATCGCTCGGCTTTCGCGGGAGCTGGCTGACGCTGTTGACCGCTACACGCCCGAAGGCCGCCTGCCGGACCCGGATGGCGACGGCATTCCCGACCAGCCCGGACCGGGCCGGATGCCGCGCAGGGGCTGA
- a CDS encoding acyl carrier protein: MSSTFETVAGIISETCDIPRDKITPSSHAIDDLGIDSLAFLDIAFAVDKAFGIKLPLEQWTQEVNEGKAPAEQYFVLDNLCSRIDGLVAAKSA; the protein is encoded by the coding sequence ATGTCCTCCACCTTCGAGACCGTCGCCGGCATCATTTCCGAAACCTGCGACATCCCTCGCGACAAGATCACGCCGTCATCACATGCGATCGACGATCTGGGCATCGATTCGCTGGCCTTCCTCGACATCGCCTTCGCTGTGGACAAGGCCTTCGGCATCAAGCTGCCGCTCGAGCAGTGGACGCAGGAGGTGAACGAGGGCAAGGCGCCGGCCGAGCAGTATTTCGTGCTCGATAACCTGTGCTCGCGAATCGACGGGCTCGTCGCCGCCAAGAGCGCGTGA
- the ccmB gene encoding heme exporter protein CcmB, translating into MAGSGHAGSRAAPRWESPGRSGGVNAFLALIRRDLALALRIGGGASFALVFFLMIVTLTPFAIGPDLNLLSRIAPAILWLGAVLATLIGLDRLFQADAEDGTLDLLKAGALPLEGVVLAKCIAHWLTTGLPLALAAPFFGLLLAMEPAGMAAASLSLLIGTPALTFIGAVGAALTAGIRRGGVLIAIMALPLMIPTLIFGVAACNAAVGGTVPFLTPLAILAALTLVFAVIGIVGAAAGLRQSD; encoded by the coding sequence ATGGCCGGATCTGGCCACGCTGGATCTCGGGCTGCACCGCGCTGGGAGAGCCCAGGCCGGAGCGGCGGGGTGAACGCGTTCCTCGCCCTGATCCGGCGCGATCTCGCGCTGGCGCTGCGCATTGGCGGCGGCGCCTCCTTTGCGCTGGTCTTCTTTCTGATGATCGTGACGCTGACGCCCTTCGCCATCGGCCCCGATCTCAACCTCCTGTCCCGGATAGCGCCCGCCATCCTCTGGCTCGGCGCGGTGCTGGCGACGCTGATAGGGCTCGACCGTCTCTTTCAGGCCGATGCGGAGGATGGCACGCTGGATCTGCTGAAGGCCGGCGCGCTGCCGCTTGAGGGCGTGGTCCTCGCCAAATGCATCGCGCACTGGCTGACCACCGGCCTGCCTCTGGCCCTGGCTGCTCCGTTCTTCGGACTGCTGCTGGCCATGGAACCGGCCGGCATGGCCGCGGCCTCGCTGAGCCTGCTCATCGGCACGCCGGCGCTGACCTTCATCGGAGCGGTGGGCGCGGCGCTGACGGCCGGCATCCGGCGCGGCGGCGTGCTCATCGCCATCATGGCGCTGCCGCTCATGATCCCCACGCTGATCTTCGGCGTGGCGGCCTGCAATGCGGCGGTGGGCGGCACCGTGCCATTCCTCACGCCGCTCGCCATCCTGGCGGCGCTCA
- a CDS encoding beta-hydroxyacyl-ACP dehydratase encodes MRLEYFEMIDKVALFDAAAKRIVAEARVPSASPVFEGHFPGHPLVPGVLLTETMAQASGYLVLGLNGLSQMPFLMAVDKARFRSFVEPDADLVIEAEITVEGSGYAATRARIAANGKPVCDAELRFRLMPFPAALGELMRQRTAAIGLVPEQAGAAAS; translated from the coding sequence ATGCGGCTCGAATATTTCGAGATGATCGACAAGGTGGCGCTGTTCGACGCCGCCGCGAAACGGATCGTGGCCGAGGCCAGGGTGCCGTCCGCCTCGCCGGTGTTCGAGGGGCATTTTCCAGGCCATCCGCTGGTTCCCGGCGTGCTGCTGACCGAGACCATGGCCCAGGCCTCGGGTTATCTCGTGCTGGGCCTCAACGGGCTGAGCCAGATGCCGTTCCTCATGGCCGTTGACAAGGCCCGCTTCCGCAGCTTTGTCGAGCCCGATGCTGACCTGGTCATCGAGGCCGAGATCACGGTCGAGGGCTCGGGCTATGCCGCGACACGCGCAAGGATCGCGGCGAATGGCAAGCCGGTCTGCGACGCCGAGCTGCGCTTCAGGCTGATGCCCTTCCCGGCCGCGCTGGGCGAGCTCATGCGCCAGCGCACTGCCGCCATCGGCCTCGTGCCCGAGCAGGCCGGGGCTGCCGCTTCATGA